GCGTACTGTCTCGACCAGGCGGGCGTCGCCCAGCTTGCCGCGCAGCGACCCGACGTGCACCTCGACGGTGTGCCGGTCGGTCCAGGTGGTGCCCCAGGCGTCGAGCAGGATGCGGTCGCGTGGCACCGCCACCCCGGGCTGACGGGCCAGCGAGAGCAGCACGTCGAATTCCTTGCGGGTCAGCGTGACCTCCCGGCCGTTGACCGTCACCGTCCGGGCGGCGACGTCGATGCGCACCCCGCCGGCCTCGATCAGGTGCCGCTCCGGAGTGGCGTTCGCGGCCCGGCGCAACACCGCCTCGATGCGGGCCTGCAACTCCACCATCGAGAACGGCTTGACGACGTAGTCGTCGGCGCCGAGACGAAGGCCGAGCACCCGGTCGCGTTCCTCCCCCCGGGCGGTCACCGCGATGATGCCGAGTTGGCTGCTGCGCCGGCGCAGTTCCCGGCAGAGGTCGGTGCCGTCCCCGTCGGGCAGGGTCAGGTCGAGCAGCACCAGGTCGCACGGGGCGGCGGCGAGCGCGGCGGCGACGGTGGCGGCGTGCTCAACCTGGTACCCGCGGCGGGTGAGGGCGGAGGAGAGCGCGGCGGCCACCCGGCGGTCGTCCTCCACCAGCAGGATCCGCACCCGTGCCCCCGTCCATCGCAGTACCGTCCTGCGAATGGTGGCAGAAGGCTGCCGCGAGCGGGAGGGCCGCCTCCCCGGGACGGCCCTAGAGGCCGAAGACGTCGTCGTCGACGCCGTCCCGGACGCCGTCGACGAAGCCTCGGAAACCCGGGTCGTCGTGGCGGGCCGGCACGCTTGTGACGTTGACCCCGGTGGCCTGGGTCACCGCGTCGACCAGGGGCGGGTAGTCGATCTCGGCGTCGGTGAAGGCGTCGTCGTCCGCCTCGGCCAGGTTGATCACGTGCTGTACGTCATCGGACGGGGTGTCCGGGTCCTCGGCCCACTCGCCGCCGGCCCGGTAGCACTCGTCGTACAGCGCGCGCTGGGTATCGGTCCAGTCCTCGTCGTAGCTCTCCATCTCACCCTCCCGCCGCCTGCTCCACCTGAGCATGCCGGGCCGCGACCGGCGTCGGCGGCGGTACGGCCGAAACGCCTGCCGGCCCGCGTAGGCTGCCACAGTGATCTACAAGTTGCTGCCGACTGTCGAGTGGGACGACGCCCGGGCGGTCGGCCACCTGGTTGGCTCGGCGGTGGACCGGCAGGACGGTTTCATCCATCTCTCCGCCGCCGACCAGGTGGTGGAGACGGCCCGGCGACACTTCACCGGCGCCACCGGGCTCACCCTGCTGACCGTGGACCCGGAACGCCTGGGCGACGGGCTGCGTTGGGAGCCCTCGCGGGGCGGGCAGCTCTTTCCCCACCTGTACGGCCCGCTGCCGGTGGCGGCGGTGGTGTCGACGCAGACGCTTCCGGCTGATCAGCCGGCCGCCGACGCGGTGGCGGCGCTGCTGGCCTGAGCGGTCGCTATGCTACGCCGAGTCCCGTGCGCCCCGGCCCCACGCTCCGTGCCTGGGCGGGCGTGGCAGCCCCGATCCGCGCGGCCGACGGCCGTCCCGGCGCATGCCGACGCGGGTCACCGACGGCGCCCGGCGCGCCCTGCGACCCATGCGAGTTGAAGGATGACTGACAGCAGTTCCCCGTCCCCCTCGGTCTTCGTCCACCCCACCGCCGATGTGGAGGAGGGGGCGCGGGTCGGCGACGGCACCAAGGTCTGGCACCTGGCCCACATCCGGTCGTCGGCGGAGGTGGGTGCCGGCTGTGTCATCGGCCGCAATGTGTACGTCGACGCCGGCGTCACGGTCGGAAACCTGGTGAAGATTCAGAACAACGTCTCCGTCTACCAGGGGGTGACCCTGGAGGACGAGGTCTTCGTCGGCCCGTGCGCCGTCTTCACAAACGACTTCCGGCCGCGCGCGCAGAATCCGGACTGGAAGATCACCCCGACGATGGTGCGCCGGGGCGCCTCGATCGGCGCGAACGCGACCCTGGTCTGCGGAATCGAGGTCGGTGAGTACGCGATGATCGCGGCCGGCTCGGTGGTGACCAAGGACGTCGCGCCGTACCAGCTCGTCGCCGGCAACCCGGCCCGGCCCAAGGGCTGGGTCGACGACCGCGGCGAGGTCATCTCCCGGGACGTGGACAACCCGCCGCAGCGGCAGGGCTGAGCCGACGACGAACGGCGGTGGACGGAACCCGTCCACCGCCGTTCCTGTCGGTCGCGCCGTTTCAGCGGCAGAGCCGGGCGATCTCCTCCTGGAACCGGTCCATCGGGTTCGCCTCGGCCGGGCCGAGCAGGTAGGTCTTCAGCTCACGCCGGGCCTCGACCATCGGGTCGTCGTCGGCCCGGGTCACGGCGACGATCTTCTCCAGCTCGCCGCAGTCCCGGCAGAGCAGGTACGCCGCCCGCGCGGTCGGGTACTCCCGCCGGAACTCGTCCTCCGGCAGGCCGCCCGGGTTGGCCACCACGTACGGCCGTTCGCTCTGCACGAAGTCCGAGACCACACTGGAGACGTCGCTGATCAGCAGGTCAGTCTGGTTGAAACAGTCGAACAGCGCCGGCGTCCGGCCGGTGACCACGAGGTGCCGGGTGCCGTCCAGCGAGGTCGCGTCGGCGTCACCGCCGGCGTCCCGGATGAGTTCCACCAACCGCTCGTGCACTGCCTTGGCGTCCTTGGAGCGGGAGCCGGTCAGCGGGTGCGGCTTGTAGATGACGCGAACCTCGGGCCTCGTCGCCAGCAGACCCTGGATGATCCGCTCCCCCATCAGCACGAGCGAGGTGTGGTACGGGTCGTCGTCCAGCCAGCCTTCCCACGTCGGGGCGTAGAGCACGGTGAAGGGCCGATCGACCGACTCCGCGCCGAAGGTGTGCACGCCAGCGAGCTGCGGGCGCCCGATCTCCACGATGTCGGTGTCGAGCACGCCCACCCCCGCCCGGGCGTACCGCTCGCGACCGGCGAGACCGGCGACCCAGACCTCGTCGTACACCTTGCTGTAGGGGTTGACGCTGGCCGCCTTGTCGCTGTCGCCGTGCCCGACGAAGACGTGCTTCATGCCCGGCTCGCGGAGCATGTGGATGTTCGCGCCGACGTTCGCCGCGTAGAGCGCCGTGCGTACGCTGCCCAGCTCGAGGTTCATGAAGTCCACCCCGGCCGGCACACAGATCACCGGCAGTCGGGTGTCGGCGAGCTCGGTGAACGCCTCCCGGCTACGCATCAGCACCACCGCGCGCTGCTCCAGCGCCTCGGTCGGAGCGAGCCACATGTTCGCCTGGTAGACGTCCTTGGCCGGGCCGGCGAAGTAGAGCGCCACCTCGGGCCGGTGGGTGTCGAGCCAGCGCTGGACGGCGGGCAGCAGCGGGCTCTGCCCGGACCCCCGGCCGCGCAGCCAGGTCAGCGCGACGATCCCGCCGACGACCGCGGCGGCGAGCACCGCCACCACTCCCGCGACCAGCACCGGCGCGACGCTGTCGAGCACGGCCGCGGCCACGGCGGCCGGCGCCAGCACCACGTTGACAAGGGCCAGCCGGTCTCCGGCCAGCCAGGCCGCCCACTCCGGCGGACGGGGCGCCGAGCGCATCGGCCCGAGGTCGATGTTGCGTACCAGCGCCGAGGTCGGGTTGCGCCGGTCGATCATGGTGGCGAGGGCGCCGGCGAAGACCGAGATCAGCCAGACCGTGGCCGGCAGCAGCAGGATCAGGCTGAGCTGCCCCGCGCTGGGGCGTACCGCGGCCACCACCAGCAGGACGATCGCGAGGTCCCTGGTGAGCTGGCGATAGTCCCCGCGCAGGCCGACTTTCTCAAGAAGGGTGTGCGTGGCGGGCGACCAGCGGGCCAGCGCGTACTCGCCGCCGACGGCCGCCAACCCGGCTACCGTGAAGGCGGCGGCCCAGCCGAGCGCACCGGCGGCGAGCATCACCACGTAGGCCAGCAGCAGCAGCGCGCCGCGGGCGGCGACTCCCGCCGGTCCCATCAACTTACCGAACAAGGACTAGCTCCCTAAGAGATCGACGACTGGCTACACGGGCCACCACTGGCGCCGCGACGGCATGGATCCCCGTTTCTGCTGCGATCGTGGGCGTGCCGGGCGTCGCCGGCAAGCCCCTCGCCGAGCCACCAACGGACGACCGGTCGGCCAAGGCTGCCCACCTGCCCGCCCGCCGATCCTGACCCGCGACGGCAACCGGCGCTCACGCGGCCACCCGCCACCGCGCTGGTGTGACCTTAACGCGAAGGAACGCGCCGGTATCGCTCGGGTGCCGCAGTGTCAGGCGAAAAGTCCTCCGGGGTCCGGATCGCCACCCCTGCGGGTCGGCGCGAATCGGCTCCACCTGAGAACGTCCTGAGCGCCGCGGATTGCGTCCGGTCTCGGGAAAACCTCGTCGGTCGCCGCTTCCTATACTGGGCCGGCCGCCTGGCCCAAGCGACGGCCGCCCACGCAGCAATCGATGACGGCGGTAGCCGCGGAGAATTACCGTCCCCAAGGAAGGATCTGCGTGTTCACAACCCTGATCGCCCTCGTCGTGGCCCTTGTGCCCGGGGCGGTGCTCGGCTTCGCCCTACCCCCGGGGCGCTACCGGTGGGCCGTGTGGGCCGCCGCCCCGGCAACCACCCTCGGTCTGGTCACTGTCGGAATGGCGTGGTTGCCGACGCTGGGCCTGCCCCGGAGCGCCCTGGCGGTGCTCGTCGCGGAACTGGTGCTGGCCGGCGCCGCGGTCGTCGTGTCCCGCCTGTTCTGGCGGGGGCTGAGCACCGCGGACGAGGAGGGTGGTCGGCCGAGTCTGCGTGCCCGCTTCCGCCCGCTCCCCTCGGTCCGTCCCCGCTGGGTCGACATGGCCGGTGTCGCCGTCCCGTCGGCGATCACCATCGCCTTCGGCTGGTTGATGCTCGGCCGGCTCGTCGCCCCACCCGGCTGGGACGCCATGAACCACGGCTTCCTGACCCGCCGCATCCTGGACACCGGCAGCGTCATGGTCACGTCGGCGTGCACATCCGGCGTCAACGAGGTGGTGGTCTCCTGCAAGTTCTACCCGTTGGCCGCCGACATCTCCTGGGCTCAGGCCGTACAGATCACGGGCGGGCACATCAGCACCGCGATGGCGGCCTGGTCCATCATCCTCGGCCCGCTCGCCCTGGTCGCCAGTGTCTACGGCGCCGCTCGAGCGCTCGGTGCCCGGCCGGTCGTCGCCGCCTGCGCCGCGACCGCGCCCGCCTTCATCGGCCCGATGTGGGTCTCTGTGATCAACGGGCGGATCAACGAGCAGACCGCACCGGCCATGGCCGGTGCCATCGCGCTGCTGGTGGCCCTCGCGCTGCGCGGCCCGCACCCCATCCGTTTGGGGCTGCTGGCCGGGCTCGCCGGTGCCGGCCTGGTCATGACGCACACCTACGACGTCCTGTTCATCGGGGTGCTCACGATCGGCGTGGTGCTGGCGCTCCGCGCGCCGTTCAAGCTGCGTGACGGCGCCACCGCCCTCGGCACCATGGTCGTCGCCGCGCTACTGCCGCTGCTTCCACTGCTGGGTGCCCTGCTCGGTGCGAACGGCGAACGGACCTCCAACGAGCCCGCCCTGCCGAACATGTGGGACAAGTCGTTCGAGTACTGGGTGACCCACCCCCAGCGCTACGCGCTCTTCGGCTACCCGCTGGTGCCGAGCAAGGACTTCGTCTTCACGATGTCACCGATCAGCGTCGCAGTGGTCATCACGATGGCCTGCCTGCTGGTCTCGCCGTTCTGCCTGATCATCCCGCGGCTGCGCTGGGCCCGGCCGTGGTTCGTGGCCGGGGCCCTCTTCACCGCCATCGGCATCTGGACCACCAGTTCCGAGTCGACCGCCGCCGCCACTCTGGCGGGCCTCTGGTACGGCGTCCGCGAACGGGTCCGTTCGATGATCTTCCCGGTCTACGGCATCCTGACGGTGGTCGGTGCGGTCGTCATCGGGATCGCGATCCAGTGGCTCCTGTCGCGGCTCGTGGCCAAGGCCCGTGGCCTGCGCGAATCGGCGGTGCCGGCCGCGGTGGCCGCGACGGTCCTGGTGCTCGCGCTCATCGGATTGGGCGCCGTGCCGTCGAGCTGGAAGCCGTTGCGGACGGCCATGATCAACAGGGCTCCGCTCGGCAACTCCTACGTGCAGACATATGAATGGCTCCGCGAGAACACCCCGCCCGGCAGGACGGTGGCCTACGACCGGCACCGCGAGTTCATGTCCTGGGCGTACGCCGATTACCAGAACCCGCTGCTGTTCGGCATCCCGCCGCTGCCCGGCCTCAGCGAAGCGGGCGACGACTACGTGCGCCGCTGGGCCGCTTTCAGCTGGCTCGTGGGCAACGAAGGTGCGGTCCCCGCCGGTTGCGAAGTTCGCCGGTTCGGCGTCGAGTACGTCGTCGTCGGCAAGCGGGGCATTCCCGCCGCGACGAAGAACTACAAGCAGGCTCTGCTGGACGCCAGCGACAAGGTCAGGCTGGTGCAGCGCTTCGGCCGGATCAAGATCTACCAGGTCACCGACGCGGGACGGGCGTGCGCGTCCGACGGCTGACCGGCCGCACACGAAAGGGCGGGGCGACAGTGGTCGCCCCGCCCTTTTCCGTCCGTCAGCGACCGTTGTCGGCGAAGAGCCGACCCACCACC
Above is a window of Micromonospora coriariae DNA encoding:
- a CDS encoding response regulator transcription factor: MRILLVEDDRRVAAALSSALTRRGYQVEHAATVAAALAAAPCDLVLLDLTLPDGDGTDLCRELRRRSSQLGIIAVTARGEERDRVLGLRLGADDYVVKPFSMVELQARIEAVLRRAANATPERHLIEAGGVRIDVAARTVTVNGREVTLTRKEFDVLLSLARQPGVAVPRDRILLDAWGTTWTDRHTVEVHVGSLRGKLGDARLVETVRGVGYRLRDA
- a CDS encoding DUF952 domain-containing protein, which produces MIYKLLPTVEWDDARAVGHLVGSAVDRQDGFIHLSAADQVVETARRHFTGATGLTLLTVDPERLGDGLRWEPSRGGQLFPHLYGPLPVAAVVSTQTLPADQPAADAVAALLA
- a CDS encoding acyltransferase codes for the protein MTDSSSPSPSVFVHPTADVEEGARVGDGTKVWHLAHIRSSAEVGAGCVIGRNVYVDAGVTVGNLVKIQNNVSVYQGVTLEDEVFVGPCAVFTNDFRPRAQNPDWKITPTMVRRGASIGANATLVCGIEVGEYAMIAAGSVVTKDVAPYQLVAGNPARPKGWVDDRGEVISRDVDNPPQRQG
- a CDS encoding CDP-glycerol glycerophosphotransferase family protein codes for the protein MFGKLMGPAGVAARGALLLLAYVVMLAAGALGWAAAFTVAGLAAVGGEYALARWSPATHTLLEKVGLRGDYRQLTRDLAIVLLVVAAVRPSAGQLSLILLLPATVWLISVFAGALATMIDRRNPTSALVRNIDLGPMRSAPRPPEWAAWLAGDRLALVNVVLAPAAVAAAVLDSVAPVLVAGVVAVLAAAVVGGIVALTWLRGRGSGQSPLLPAVQRWLDTHRPEVALYFAGPAKDVYQANMWLAPTEALEQRAVVLMRSREAFTELADTRLPVICVPAGVDFMNLELGSVRTALYAANVGANIHMLREPGMKHVFVGHGDSDKAASVNPYSKVYDEVWVAGLAGRERYARAGVGVLDTDIVEIGRPQLAGVHTFGAESVDRPFTVLYAPTWEGWLDDDPYHTSLVLMGERIIQGLLATRPEVRVIYKPHPLTGSRSKDAKAVHERLVELIRDAGGDADATSLDGTRHLVVTGRTPALFDCFNQTDLLISDVSSVVSDFVQSERPYVVANPGGLPEDEFRREYPTARAAYLLCRDCGELEKIVAVTRADDDPMVEARRELKTYLLGPAEANPMDRFQEEIARLCR
- a CDS encoding DUF6541 family protein; this translates as MFTTLIALVVALVPGAVLGFALPPGRYRWAVWAAAPATTLGLVTVGMAWLPTLGLPRSALAVLVAELVLAGAAVVVSRLFWRGLSTADEEGGRPSLRARFRPLPSVRPRWVDMAGVAVPSAITIAFGWLMLGRLVAPPGWDAMNHGFLTRRILDTGSVMVTSACTSGVNEVVVSCKFYPLAADISWAQAVQITGGHISTAMAAWSIILGPLALVASVYGAARALGARPVVAACAATAPAFIGPMWVSVINGRINEQTAPAMAGAIALLVALALRGPHPIRLGLLAGLAGAGLVMTHTYDVLFIGVLTIGVVLALRAPFKLRDGATALGTMVVAALLPLLPLLGALLGANGERTSNEPALPNMWDKSFEYWVTHPQRYALFGYPLVPSKDFVFTMSPISVAVVITMACLLVSPFCLIIPRLRWARPWFVAGALFTAIGIWTTSSESTAAATLAGLWYGVRERVRSMIFPVYGILTVVGAVVIGIAIQWLLSRLVAKARGLRESAVPAAVAATVLVLALIGLGAVPSSWKPLRTAMINRAPLGNSYVQTYEWLRENTPPGRTVAYDRHREFMSWAYADYQNPLLFGIPPLPGLSEAGDDYVRRWAAFSWLVGNEGAVPAGCEVRRFGVEYVVVGKRGIPAATKNYKQALLDASDKVRLVQRFGRIKIYQVTDAGRACASDG